The sequence TATGGCTGCAGCAGCCTGACCTCTCATCACCCCCTTGTTCGCATTGTAATTGATGGATGAGAAAGCACACACTAGTGCTACCAGAATCGTCGGGTAGACATAGAGATCTGCATTTGCTACTTTTCCAAGCACACCTTCTTTCACAAGGCCCCAAACAATGAGAAGTGTACCGAATAAGGTCATCCTGCCGGGATTTATCAGACCAACTAGTGCCCCTGCTACGGAGAAGTAGCTACCTGCAAGAACCTGGATACACATGCCAACCCAAATCaggttaaattcaagaatgaataTTAACTGCATTTCTCTGATGGACCTCTAGACGCTGGAGATCCTCATTTGGCGCTGCATTTTTCGCTTCTGTCAGGTTATACATGTCGAGCAAACCGCTCCAGCTTGGCAAGGCCATGTTGGTAATGAGACCCTGGATGACGGCTCCAGGGTACAGGAGAGCCTTCACGACAGATGGAGGGAATATTTCATTTGCGATCAATTGTGAAGATGTCACTTGTATTGGTGTTGTACACATCCCCGATCTGCATGGGATCCTAAAAGTGCCAAATAATAAACAGATAAATCTCACTAATAGTAAGagcaaaatattttaaaatcttagtTCTTTCTAATAGAATATAATGGGTGCAGATAATCTttgttcaaaagaaaaaaaaacaactaaATGATATTCCTTTCCATCTAGTAACTAGCACTAGAAGGAAATGCCCAACTTAAACATAGATTTTCACAATTTGACATAAAAGTTTCTTGTATAGTTAATCGCCATTTGGGTCTCGTTAACAAATTCATGTTCAATTAACGACGGCATCAAAGACGAGTAAAATAAAATTTGCCATGATATGGGGACGATAACATGTGGACACACCTCATCTATGTATGTCATCAAAGACGAGTAAACTGAAATTTGCCACGATATGGGGATGATAACATGTGCACACACCTCATCAACATATGGCATCAAAGACGAGTAAAATGAAATTTGCCATGATATGGGGACGATAACATGTGGACACACTTCATCAACATACGGCTAACATGTCATCATCTCTTAGCCAGCACATCGTCACCACCTAACCGATACATCGCCGCTATTTGGTCAACATCTTATCATCACTTTGTTGACACCTCAACTGTTTTGGTTGATGTGTCATAAGATACCTGAACCCATGAGACGAATTGCGTGGCACCAATGGAGGCCTACTCGATGTAGTCGTTACTCCGTGATCCCCAGATTTGATGCACAATCTCATGACCTCATCTCATTTATGGTTGGACAATGTCTGTAACCCGTTCGCAACATAAACTACAACCCTAAGCTCAATAGTAGTTTACCACCCTATATAAGGGCCCCAAGGTGCACCTTGATCTCTCTCTCATATACACAAATTGCACTATGTTGATTCGCCATTTAACTAAATCCCCTGAACCCCCATATGAAGTTACGCTTTCAAGGGGTTTTTATCGGGTAGAGTCTCCAACGTAATTTTGCATGACTTGGCTTGGACATTTTGCCTGCTTGACACCACTACTCTTTACATTGGACAACCATAATATGAATTAACACTACTCTTTTTTCATCCATGTAAAGCGCACTTAGCATGAACATTAGTAATATATGCTTGTCTTGTCAACATTTGGAATGTACCTTATTTTCTTATTTGGTCTAACATAACTGCCTATTGCCCAAAGCGGATGTCGACTATCATATATCTAATCTCTGGATGGCTCTCAAGAACAAAATTGTATATTTTTTTGCTTGGTTATTGTCACTCACTGAGGTAAGCAACCATAGCACGAGATAAGTCACTCGTTAAGTCAATAATACCAAAAAGAAATTGTGAGTATTAGATATAGGCTTAGTTCCTCATACagcaaaaagaaataaagaaaagcTCATTTTGTAtttttcaaatattaaaaaaatgtaaTAGAGTATTCACCTTAAATAAAACAGGAAAAATGCTTCGAAAATCTACTAATGAAATTTTATTTGCATAAATGTTAAAGGAAAAGCAGGTACCATCACATAAGCATTTTAAGTATTATCAAATTCCTAAATCACGTATATGACAGGATGTGATGTAAAAGATGACACAAACAAGCAAAGGCACCAAAGGCACAACATTTCAAGAATGAAGAAAAAACTTGTAGGTCACCTAATCACAAAAGATTGAACATATTGAAGAGATGAATTTTAGTTATAGCACATTTCCTGGAAGTTGCTACAGGATTCATTCAGTACAAGCTTGAGTTAATCAAATACACATGGAAAAATTCACAGTAGGCCAAGAATTCATTTGCATACATGGACATTACAGTTCTATGCATTATTTTATTATGCAAACAGAAGGATATCACAGATAGAGAACAACCAGTGGTGCAAGAAGACAATAATCTTTTCTCAGTCAGTTCAGCCAAATCTAAATATCAGCATCAGAATCCTATTAACTTTCTCATATACCTAGTCTCCGAATGGCTCTCCgcaacaaaaatcaaacacatggCATAATTTCACACCAGGAGCAAAATTTATTTGCATACGTCACAAGTTTACAGTTCTTAGAATAGATTTCTAAGTAAAATGAGGGAGATAAGAGGAATAAAATAGATAACTACCAGTGCAAGAAGAGAACTACTATTATTAAACAGTTGAGCCAAATTAGATCTCAGTCAGCATCAGAATTTTGTTCAGATACATTATTCAAATTATGACCCTCGATAATTTTTCAAACTAGCCATGCGtagttctctctttttttttttgttagggcATCCGAGTTTTATGTTCCACGAGTAAATTTAGGCCTAGAGGAGCATTATTGTAGATTCATATTAAGTAACtgaattagactctgtttttgccATATTTGATCTCAATTATTAGGACAAAAACAAGCAGCACACACAAACTAATATGCCTGGCCAAGACCTTATTAATTTTACCTTGGTTAGTCAAGAATGCAAGGATGTTCCAGAAGGCAAAGTGAGATGAAACATCTTAACAATTAATCAAGAGTGACTAAATTATGCAGAATTTCCATTATAAGACTTGCCCTCGAGGACCATTTTTAGGTGGCCAAACATGGAATGGCGTCGAGTAGGAGCACTGTAGACTTGTTCGAGGGACACATCTTTTGTACTACTCAAAAGGTACAGAAGGAAGATGTTCTGTGTTCATCAACCATGCTTATGTCTCCATATAAATTAGCACGGCAGGCTCAACTTCTCATACTACAGCATATGCTTAATTGCTATTAGAGTCCCTGAAAGCATAGTCCATGTGCTGACTTGTTGTGATCAAAGTTAAGTAGCATCAGAATAGGTCAAGAAAAAGTAACAACACTAGGCTACTTGCATCTCTTCATTCCTCAAAATACAACTCTGATCATTCTGTTTCAGAGGTCAAACAGAAATAGATGCCGAGTGGTAGAACCGCAGATAGAATTATGTGGTTTCAGGTGACAAAATTGATAATATCTAGCTCATCTAGTTGGTCTGGCATTCTTGGTGATTGGAAAGAGTCGGCCGTACCAAATACGAATAGCATGAGCAGTAGGAATTGTTGTTGGGACGTGACGGACAATAAGATGTGTTCCAGAATTAGATCAAGTGGCCGACCTGTTTCTGAAATCGCGGGAGGTAAATGACCAGAAACGACGGAAGATGGGAGCACGCTATGAGAAGGGGAAGTAATATTAGGAATGATCAACGATACGATAAAAACTCACGATCGGAGCGGATGATATGCAATCAGAGCAAAACTCGAGCGGCGATTTGGATCTTAAATGTAAGAgtttctttctttgtttgtttCTTGAAGGGGGAAGGAAGATCAGATTACCTGAAAAGAGGGATTTGAAAGATAATGAGGACGAAGTAGACGCGAGAGGCGATGCGGGAGACTTTGGCGCTCGTCCATCCCTTCGACGACGGCGACGACGAAGAGGAAGCCATGCTTCGGCGAAACCACAACAGGCAGAGGGGAGAAGACGAGCTGTGTCAGATCTGGACGAATTGCGGTCAGATTTCATTTCACCAAAGTACCCCTGATTTGAATATACAATTTATTCTTTATTTATCTGTATTTTGATAAGCATTTTTAAGTTTAGACGATTTTCCTATAAAATACTtattttttaggtatttttctctTCCCTtttgccccttttttttttttccaaacaatatttttaattttaaaaaatctaaaatatcactcaaaagtttttttcaaatatttttgtctttttaatcatttttaactaatataatattttatttttcaatagtattatagtattttattaatatactaaaaatattataataaattttaataatattttttatttaatgcactaaaaatattataaatgtttgaaaaataactacaagTGAATTCATATTGTACCTCTTTAATTGTTATTGTTGATTgattattataatatcatatttttaagtttataattaatttgatcgagattagaagtctatttaaattatttataatatttttaaatagactataatatttttgttataaTGATCAAAACATTATAATAAACTGAAATAACGGAAAAAATTTGAGGGACAATTTAGGTATTAtatgtataaagcaaaatgaaggatACCGAttgaaaaatattcaaaatatgaatattttctaagaaaatcatcttttaattttttgattATTCACCGGTAAAgagaatcttaatttttttttaaacgatAAAAATActcttactaacaagagaatgtcGAAATtcaattagatcaaacaaatgtaTTGAATCAAATCAATTATACAGacctgttataatatttttataaatgttaATGTTTTTtgttactaattaatttaaatttttatagacattaattttattatatgcttcagatttcatgaaatattttctttgagaGTTTTTAAGTGattttatacaaaaaaaaatgaatatttttatatattaatggtGACAAATCATTTTTAACATAATCTTAAAtttagatataattttttttaaaaaatatatatataataattaatttttatttattgaaaaattataataaaatatagacATTCCCAGTTGCAATGTTTAGAACgaacttaaataattttatcaCTGAATCAAAATACTATAGGCCCAATCAATTTATGTGTTTGGAAGGTTACTATATGTTTCGAGATATTATAAAGCTCTCGAAAATTATAAAAGCTCTCAGGACCTTAGCTATCAATTTTACTATAAGTTTCGGGATATTATTATAAAACAATTTATATGAGAATTTGAATGATATTGGATGAAAATTATGAAGgtcttatatattttatgataaatcattataaaatttttatttttattttattttatattaaatttatgtctaaatgttttGGAAACGCTTATAATATTTATGGTCATTTATCGTGAAGAAACGGCAATAACAAAAGAATAAGagattattttgttacaatatttttttagGATCTTTTATAAAGTGAATGGTTCTCTTGGaggaatataaaaaaaagaagaaatcattCAAACGCATGAACCATAATCTATCATCTATCTTGTTTGCCTCTATTGTGATCTAACATATCAACAAggcaaaaatatattaatttaatttCACCAATTGACAGCATGTTAATTATCAAAGAGGACATCAATATGAATGCACGAAAACTACGATTAAGCTTAAGTAATTATAGATAAAACTATTTATTATTGTCTTGATGTCGTCGATCGAGAATTGATATGGCTAGATTCTATTTCGAAGGCATAAGCTCGTCCAAATGGTTTACGTGATGATTCTGTGGGGTGAGTTAGAGCTTGGGAAGCTAAGGTTGAAATAATTCTCGAGGTATTGTTTATAAGTTTGAGGTGGATCCCAAGTCGAGACGAGGTAGTCCGGACCTCCTCAAAGTCTTGGAGATGAGCCAAGGTGTGCCTTGGCTTCGTTCGGAATCTTGTATAAACGATTAGTGTCGGGGGAAGTTCCTGACCAGATCTCTTCCATAGTAAAGTTAATATAAGTGAGAGTATGAATACTCTAAATCTTGAGTCTAGTCCTTTCTTCTAGCCTTGGGGATTAAATTTTTGTTACGatcaaatcgacactaagaggggggttgaattagtgataTCGTAAAACTTTACATCGATTCAataatctcgttcgataaaagccGGTATCGAAAATGAGCTTGACTTAGAGTGCacgttcgtaa comes from Musa acuminata AAA Group cultivar baxijiao chromosome BXJ3-3, Cavendish_Baxijiao_AAA, whole genome shotgun sequence and encodes:
- the LOC135633048 gene encoding uncharacterized protein LOC135633048, with the translated sequence MASSSSSPSSKGWTSAKVSRIASRVYFVLIIFQIPLFRIPCRSGMCTTPIQVTSSQLIANEIFPPSVVKALLYPGAVIQGLITNMALPSWSGLLDMYNLTEAKNAAPNEDLQRLEVLAGSYFSVAGALVGLINPGRMTLFGTLLIVWGLVKEGVLGKVANADLYVYPTILVALVCAFSSINYNANKGVMRGQAAAAIAKPLKSSAKSKLK